From a region of the Cololabis saira isolate AMF1-May2022 chromosome 8, fColSai1.1, whole genome shotgun sequence genome:
- the sxph gene encoding saxiphilin-like: MRGLYPILLFVIFVRCLEAKKIRWCTVSSPEHRKCAELAKALVAVLPPAAVAAFARLSCIRASSTTDCMNRIKANRADIVTLDAGEVYSAVKQFDLVAIAKEIYSDGGCVLSVAVVTNSSLDIRSLRGLRSCHSGVRWTAGWSLPLGFLLSRNYLSWSKEHPLSHDVSAFYSASCVPGAAALAPSLCTLCQGQKSYIQQNNYHCETSHSEPFYNNQGALRCLRSGTGDVAFVDHLALESIEGSERGNFRLLCADGTQAPLSKYRSCNLGRGPGGGMVTRHNFRKVARKFLMTAQLLFGRQGRERRRFQLFDSSVFGESDLLFKDGTAKLAVLPDDMDVSQVLGLDYVALLKGLGHEGSSLEDSVVRWCCISHAEQKKCEQWALSIKSDPLVCVKGVSMRDCIEKIKRDEVDALSLDASHSYIAGKCGLVPVVTEYYGKNCVHAEGLAHSETDVLPSVVGVAVAKHSSRSVFIGNLEGRRSCHGHMYSPAGWLLPYRHRLSLDRNSSSPCDPNKVYNEVFWKGCLPGSQGDLCKVCLGGTGEAATKRCTDNHNERYYGNMGALRCLVGDPTGKSYGDVAFLEHHNLNENILSLNSTGWATGWASSDFELLCGDGRRAALSEWKSCNLGAVPPNTIMTRPVLTARVYDFLMKSQEALANNANTEFKLFESHQYGESDLLFKDATQCFAQTSHMDYRSILGEEFYTHLETVFNCTRSDILEFCNQDVCSIF, translated from the exons ATGCGAGGACTTTATCCTATTTTACTCTTTGTCATCTTTGTTCGCTGCCTCGAGG CCAAGAAGATACGATGGTGCACCGTGTCCTCTCCTGAGCATAGGAAGTGTGCAGAGCTGGCTAAAGCTCTGGTGGCGGTTCTGCCACCAGCGGCCGTGGCAGCTTTTGCCAGACTCTCATGCATACGGGCGTCCAGCACAACCGACTGCATGAACAGAATCAAG gcTAACCGTGCTGATATAGTGACTTTAGATGCAGGAGAAGTTTACTCTGCAGTGAAGCAGTTTGACCTTGTTGCCATTGCTAAAGAGATTTACAGTGACG GAGGCTGTGTTCTGTCCGTAGCTGTTGTGACAAACAGCAGCTTGGATATCCGATCCCTGCGGGGCCTCAGGAGCTGTCACAGCGGGGTTCGGTGGACGGCTGGATGGAGCCTTCCTCTAGGCTTCTTGCTGTCTAGGAACTACCTGAGCTGGTCTAAAGAGCACCCCTTAAGTCACG ATGTCAGTGCCTTTTACAGCGCCAGTTGTGTCCCTGGAGCTGCTGCCTTGGCACCTTCTCTGTGCACTCTGTGCCAAGGCCAGAAGTCTTACATTCAGCAGAATAATTACCACTGCGAGACGTCTCACAGCGAGCCCTTCTACAACAACCAGGGAGCCCTCAG ATGTCTTCGGAGCGGGACAGGTGATGTTGCATTTGTGGACCATTTAGCTCTGGAAAGTATAGAAG GAAGTGAGCGAGGCAATTTCAGGTTACTGTGCGCTGATGGCACACAAGCTCCTCTCAGCAAGTACAGGAGCTGTAATCTGGGTCGTGGTCCAGGAGGGGGCATGGTCACCAGACACAATTTTCGCAAGGTTGCTCGCAAGTTTCTTATGACTGCGCAG TTGTTGTTTGGTCGACAAGGAAGAGAGAGGCGACGCTTCCAACTCTTCGACTCATCCGTTTTTGGAGAGAGCGACCTCCTCTTTAAAGATGGGACAGCTAAACTAGCTGTTCTGCCAGATGACATGGACGTCAGCCAGGTTCTGGGGCTCGATTATGTGGCGCTCCTCAAAGGTCTTGGTCATGAAG GAAGCTCCCTGGAGGACAGTGTCGTACGATGGTGCTGCATAAGCCATGCTGAGCAGAAGAAGTGTGAGCAGTGGGCCCTCAGCATAAAGTCAGACCCTCTGGTGTGTGTCAAAGGGGTGTCGATGCGAGACTGTATTGAGAAAATTAAG AGGGATGAGGTGGACGCGCTCTCGCTGGATGCAAGTCACTCATACATTGCAGGAAAATGTGGTCTCGTCCCCGTGGTGACAGAGTATTATG GGAAAAACTGTGTTCATGCTGAAGGGTTGGCACACTCAGAAACAGACG TCTTACCCTCAGTGGTGGGTGTTGCAGTAGCAAAGCACTCCAGCAGAAGCGTATTCATAGGGAACCTGGAAGGCCGTCGCTCCTGTCACGGCCACATGTACAGCCCAGCCGGCTGGTTGCTGCCATACAGACACAGATTAAGCCTGGACCGCAACAGCAGCTCCCCCTGTGATCCAAACAAAG TGTACAACGAGGTGTTTTGGAAAGGCTGTCTTCCTGGCTCTCAAGGGGATTTGTGCAAAGTGTGTCTGGGAGGCACGGGAGAGGCTGCAACCAAACGCTGCACCGACAACCACAACGAGCGTTACTATGGAAACATGGGCGCCTTGAG GTGTCTTGTTGGGGATCCAACTGGGAAGAGTTACGGTGATGTGGCCTTCCTTGAGCACCACAACCTCAACGAAAACATCCTTA GTTTGAATTCCACCGGCTGGGCAACAGGTTGGGCATCGTCTGATTTTGAGCTGTTGTGCGGCGACGGACGGCGTGCTGCCTTATCGGAGTGGAAAAGTTGTAATTTGGGAGCTGTCCCACCGAATACCATCATGACCCGGCCGGTGCTCACTGCAAGAGTGTATGACTTCCTCATGAAGTCACAG GAAGCTTTGGCAAACAATGCAAACACAGAGTTCAAGCTCTTTGAATCTCATCAATATGGAGAAAGCGATCTGCTGTTTAAAGATGCCACACAGTGCTTTGCCCAAACAAGTCACATGGACTACCGCTCCATCCTCGGAGAGGAGTTTTACACTCACTTGGAAACAGTCTTCAACTGTACGCGCTCAG ATATCTTGGAGTTTTGTAACCAGGATGTCTGCAGCATATTCTaa